Proteins encoded within one genomic window of Episyrphus balteatus chromosome 1, idEpiBalt1.1, whole genome shotgun sequence:
- the LOC129907580 gene encoding uncharacterized protein LOC129907580 yields the protein MCKTTTKGFDAQLCAKINGIRTEFVLQRFVNKWFLLITQYEKMCNIFSVQFDQKQGDCSVPVPPPNYDDPSVPITITNTFGTDTDEARSAIQFLVNKSNLGKCPTELIISIGLKEINGKVLREISSVLNEIIVSK from the coding sequence atgtGTAAAACAACTACCAAAGGTTTCGATGCTCAATTATGCGCCAAAATAAACGGAATCCGTACTGAATTTGTGCTGCAGCGATTCGTCAACAAATGGTTTCTCCTCATAACTCAGTACGAGAAAATGTGCAACATCTTCTCAGTGCAGTTCGACCAAAAGCAAGGTGATTGCTCTGTTCCTGTGCCACCACCAAACTACGATGATCCATCAGTTCCAATAACAATCACCAATACATTTGGCACCGATACCGACGAAGCCCGCAGCGCTATCCAATTTTTGGTAAACAAATCGAATCTGGGCAAGTGTCCAACCGAACTCATCATCAGCATTGGCTTGAAAGAAATCAACGGGAAAGTTCTACGTGAAATATCTTCAGtattaaatgaaataattgtttccaaataa
- the LOC129907579 gene encoding ribonuclease H2 subunit A yields the protein MEDLKITSLATLGPFIASKNNAKNTVFISDIPQICKDEPCVLGVDEAGRGPVLGPMVYGISFCPISKKEALVELGCADSKQLTEEKRDVIFDDMNTKEFANSCIGWAVEIISPNVISNSMYRRAKCSLNEVSMNSAIGLIHKAIDAGVNIAEVYVDTVGPPEKYQDKLKKIFPDFEITVAKKADSTYPIVSAASICAKVTRDHALKVWTFPEGLKLTSKDFGSGYPGDPVTKKFLSENIDIVFGYPRLVRFSWSTAENALEGNSINVKFDDPDSNKPTKYGGGGEPITKFFKGSTKNGEVKREPCRFFKERFLDVVTEF from the coding sequence ATGgaagatttaaaaataacttcccTCGCAACCTTAGGACCTTTTATAGCATccaaaaacaatgcaaaaaatacAGTTTTTATATCAGATATTCCACAAATTTGCAAAGACGAACCATGCGTGTTGGGAGTTGATGAAGCTGGACGTGGTCCAGTTCTTGGACCAATGGTCTATGGAATCTCCTTTTGTCCCATTTCGAAAAAAGAAGCACTCGTCGAATTAGGCTGTGCTGATTCCAAACAATTGACTGAAGAAAAGCGCGATGTAATTTTTGATGATATGAATACCAAAGAATTTGCAAACTCCTGCATTGGCTGGGCAGTAGAAATAATATCACCCAATGTCATTAGCAATAGCATGTATCGGCGTGCCAAGTGTTCACTCAATGAAGTGTCCATGAATTCAGCCATCGGGCTAATTCATAAAGCAATCGATGCTGGTGTCAACATTGCTGAAGTCTATGTCGATACTGTTGGCCCGCCAGAAAAATATCAagataaattaaagaaaatattccCCGATTTCGAGATTACTGTAGCAAAAAAAGCTGATTCAACTTATCCCATAGTATCAGCAGCTAGTATATGTGCTAAAGTAACAAGAGATCATGCATTGAAAGTTTGGACTTTCCCCGAAGGTCTTAAGTTGACTTCAAAAGATTTTGGAAGTGGCTATCCGGGTGATCCAGTTACAAAGAAATTCCTTTCGGAAAATATTGATATTGTATTTGGATATCCTCGTTTAGTTAGATTCAGTTGGTCAACAGCTGAGAATGCATTGGAAGGAAATTCAATTAATGTTAAGTTTGACGACCCGGATAGTAATAAACCTACCAAATATGGTGGAGGTGGTGAACCGATTACGAAATTTTTCAAAGGTTCCACTAAGAATGGAGAAGTTAAGAGAGAACCATGTAGATTTTTTAAGGAACGATTTTTGGATGTTGTTACGGAATTTTAA
- the LOC129907576 gene encoding F-box-like/WD repeat-containing protein TBL1XR1: MSFSSDEVNFLVYRYLQESGFHHSAFTFGVESHISQSNINGALVPPAALLTILQKGLMYTEIEWSVGDSGDVSRPIEGLSLIDAVMPEIKTPKPPVKPEVKNEPVKVEPTIKMETTPSSETAAANGAEQEATATTTTTATTSTPTVTSSTPVTTQTTTTQQQQAAQQQQQQQQTQQQQQQQQQAQQQQQAQQQQQQQQQQSQQQQTTQGTAESMEVDQSIEIPASKATVLRGHESEVFICAWNPSRDLLASGSGDSTARIWDMSGTPTTPNQLVLRHCIQKGGAEVPSNKDVTSLDWNCEGTLLATGSYDGYARIWTTAGVLASTLGQHKGPIFALKWNKRGNYILSAGVDKTTIIWDAATGQCTQQFSFHNAPALDVDWQTNLSFASCSTDQRIHVCKLGVEKPIKSFQGHTNEVNAIKWDPQGQLLASCSDDMTLKIWSMKNDTCVHDLQAHSKEIYTIKWSPTGPGTQNPNTNLILASASFDSTVRLWDVERGACIHTLTKHTEPVYSVAFSPDGKHLASGSFDKCVHIWSTQTGQLVHSYKGTGGIFEVCWNSNGTKVGASASDGSVFVLDLRRF, encoded by the exons atgAGTTTCTCCAGCGATGAAGTAAACTTCCTCGTTTATCGCTATCTTCAAGAATCAG GCTTCCATCATTCAGCATTTACATTCGGAGTAGAATCACACATTTCCCAAAGTAATATCAATGGAGCACTCGTACCGCCAGCTGCCTTGTTAACAATCCTCCAAAAAGGTCTAATGTATACAGAAATCGAATGGAGTGTCGGCGATTCCGGTGACGTCTCCCGCCCCATCGAAGGTCTCAGTTTAATCGATGCTGTTATGCCGGAAATAAAAACACCCAAACCACCAGTCAAACCTGAAGTCAAAAATGAACCAGTCAAAGTGGAACCAACGATTAAAATGGAAACAACTCCATCGTCGGAAACGGCAGCTGCGAATGGCGCCGAACAAGAAGCGACAGCGACTACAACAACCACAGCTACAACCTCCACACCGACAGTGACTTCTTCGACTCCGGTCACGACGCAAACTACAACaacccaacaacaacaagcagcccagcaacaacagcagcaacaacagactcagcaacaacaacaacaacaacagcaagctcaacaacagcagcaagctcaacaacaacagcagcaacaacaacagcaatcccaacaacaacaaacaacccAAGGAACTGCCGAGTCGATGGAAGTCGATCAGAGTATTGAAATTCCAGCTTCCAAGGCGACTGTTTTGCGTGGTCATGAGAGCGAAGTATTCATTTGTGCTTGGAATCCAAGCCGAGATTTGTTGGCTAGTGGATCTGGAGATAGCACTGCAAGGATCTGGGATATGTCCGGCACACCGACGACTCCAAATCAATTAGTCTTGCGACATTGCATACAAAAAGGTGGAGCTGAAGTTCCCAGTAATAAGGATGTCACTTCACTCGATTGGAAT TGTGAGGGAACTCTGTTGGCCACTGGAAGCTATGATGGTTATGCTCGTATCTGGACAACAGCTGGTGTTCTAGCTTCAACACTGGGACAACATAAAGGTCCAATATTTGCCTTAAAATGGAACAAACGAGGAAACTACATCCTTTCGGCGGGTGTCGACAAAACCACAATCATCTGGGACGCAGCAACTGGCCAGTGCACTCAGCAATTTTCATTCCACAATGCACCCGCTTTGGATGTTGATTGGCAAACGAATTTGTCATTTGCATCCTGTAGTACTGATCAACGTATTCACGTTTGCAAGCTGGGAGTTGAGAAGCCAATTAAGTCCTTCCAGGGACATACG aACGAAGTGAATGCCATTAAATGGGATCCTCAGGGTCAACTTTTGGCATCATGTTCTGACGACATGACATTGAAAATTTGGTCAATGAAAAACGATACATGCGTGCACGACTTGCAGGCTCATTCCAAGGAAATCTATACGATAAAATGGTCACCCACTGGACCGGGCACTCAAAACCCGAATACAAATCTGATACTTGCCTCGGCATCATTCGATTCGACTGTTCGTTTGTGGGATGTAGAGCGTGGTGCATGCATTCACACTCTAACCAAACACACGGAACCCGTTTATTCAGTTGCTTTCAGTCCCGATGGAAAGCATCTGGCGTCTGGTAGTTTTGACAAGTGTGTTCACATTTGGAGCACACAAACAGGACAATTGGTTCACAGTTACAAAGGAACTGGGGGAATATTTGAAGTCTGTTGGAATTCGAATGGCACAAAAGTTGGTGCCAGTGCTTCTGATGGCAGTGTCTTTGTTCTTGATTTGAGGAGATTTTGA
- the LOC129907581 gene encoding 60S acidic ribosomal protein P1, translated as MSTKAELACVYSSLILVDDDVAVTAEKINTILKAANVDIEPYWPGLFAKALEGINIKDLITNIGSGVGAAPAAGGAAADAGAAAAPAEAKKEEKKEEEPEESDDDMGFGLFD; from the exons ATGTCCACCAAAGCTGAACTCGCTTGCGTCTACTCATCCCTCATCTTGGTCGATGATGATGTTGCCGTTACC gcgGAAAAAATCAACACCATCTTGAAGGCCGCCAATGTTGACATTGAGCCATACTGGCCAGGTCTTTTCGCCAAGGCTTTGGAGGGAATCAACATCAAGGATTTGATCACCAACATCGGATCCGGAGTTGGAGCCGCCCCAGCTGCTGGTGGTGCTGCTGCCGATGCTGGTGCAGCTGCTGCCCCAGCTGAAGCCAAGAAGGAAGAGAAGAAGGAGGAAGAACCAGAGGAGTCTGACGACGACATGGGTTTCGGTCTTTTCGATTAA